The Geothermobacter ehrlichii genome includes the window ATCGACGAGGCGGCTGCGCGGCTGCGCATGGAGATCGATTCGCTGCCCGAGGAGATGGACCGTCTCGACCGGCGGCTGGTACAGCTGAAGATCGAGCGGGAGGCGGTGAAGAAGGAGACCGACGCCGCCTCTCTGGAGCGGCTGAAGAAGCTCGAGGAGGAGATCGAGCGGCTGGAGAAGGAATACGCCGACCTGGAGGAGATCTGGAAGGCGGAAAAGGCGGCCCTGCAGGGGACGGCGCAGCTCAAGGAAGAGCTGGAGCGGGCGCGGCTGGAAATGGACGCCGCCCGCCGTGCCGGCGATCTGGAGCGGCTGGCCGAGCTGCAGTACGGCCGCATCCCCGAACTGGAAAAGTCACTGCAGAAGGCGCAGGAGGCCGAGCGGCAGGAATTCAGGCTGCTGAGCAACAAGGTGACCGACGAGGAGATCGCCCAGATCGTTTCGCGCTGGACCGGTATCCCGGTCTCCAAGATGCTCGAGGGCGAGCGGGAGAAACTGCTCAAGATGGAAGAGGCCCTGCACCGGCGGGTGATCGGCCAGCAGGAGGCGGTGAAGGCGGTGGCGGACGCCATCCGCCGGGCGCGGGCCGGACTCTCCGACCCCAACCGGCCCAACGGCTCGTTCCTCTTCCTCGGTCCGACCGGGGTCGGCAAGACCGAGCTGTGCAAGGCGCTGGCCGAATTCCTCTTCGATACCGAGGAGGCGATGATCCGCATCGACATGTCCGAGTTCATGGAGAAGCACTCGGTGGCCCGGCTGATCGGTGCGCCTCCCGGCTACGTCGGCTATGACGAGGGGGGCTATCTGACCGAGGCGGTGCGGCGGCGTCCCTATGCGGTGATTCTGCTCGACGAGGTCGAAAAGGCGCACCCGGACGTCTTCAACGTGCTGCTGCAGGTGCTCGACGACGGCCGTCTCACCGACGGCCAGGGGCGGACCGTCGATTTCCGCAACGCCGTGGTGGTGATGACCTCCAATCTCGGTTCGCAGCTCATCCAGGAGCTGGCCGGCGAGGAGAACTACCAGCGGATGAAGGCGGCAGTGATGGAGGTCGTCGGTCAGCACTTCCGGCCCGAGTTCATCAACCGGCTCGACGAAATCGTCGTCTTCCATCCCCTGGGCCGGGAGCAGATTCGCGCCATCACCGACATCCAGATCGACCATCTGCGGCGTCGGCTGGCCGCCCGCGAGCTTCAGCTCGAGGTCAGCGAGGCGGCGCTCGACAAGCTGGGCGAAGCCGGCTTCGATCCGGTCTACGGCGCCCGGCCGCTCAAGCGGGCGATCCAGCAGCAGCTGGAGAACCCCCTGGCGCAGGAGATCCTCGCCGGCAAGTACCTGCCGGGCGACATCGTCCGGGTCGACGTGGCCGATGGCCGCCTGACGTTCGACCGCATAGCCAGGGCGGAAGTGGTTGCCTGAGCGAAAGAGCCGCCGGGACGGCAGCGGCCCGGCGGCCTGCTGGCAGTCGAGTGCCCGGCCCCGCCTTCGGACGGAGCCGGGCGCTTTTTTTTTCAGCCGGTGGCGGAATCCGCCGAATCGTCGCCGTTGGCCGGATAGTCCTGGCAAAAGGTGATAAAGCGGCGCAGGAGCCTGCTGCGGTATTTCTCGCCGTGCAGCAGCAGGTAGAAGTTGCGCCGCAAGTCGAGAAACGGGGTCTTCAGGGCTACCAGAGCGCCGCTCTGCCGCGCCCGCCGGGTGGCCAGCAGGGACAGGCAGCTGATGCCGAGCCCCGCCTCCACCGCCTCCTTGATCGCCTCGGTGTTTCCCAGCTCCAGGTAAACCCTGATGCCGTCCATCTTTCCCGCCAGGGCGTTTTCGAAGACTTCCCGCGTTCCCGAACCCTGCTCTCTCAATATCCACCTGGCCTGCATCAGGTCGTGGATGTCGATGTTCCTTTTTCTTGCAAGGGGATGTTCGGCTCCGGCGTGGATGGCCAGACGGTCCTGTCGCCAGGGAATGGTTTCGATGTCGGGCCGGTGGCAGAAGCCTTCGATGAAGCCGATGTCGATGGTGAAGCGGAGCAGTTCCTGGACGATCTGTTCCGTGTTGCCGACATCGAGCGAAAGCCGCGCCCTGGGGTGGGTCGAGGTAAAGGCCCCCAGGATGCGCGGCATCAGGTAGTTGCCGATCGTCGAACTGGCACCGACGCGCAGCAGGCCGGCCAGCTGTTGCTCCGGTCCGCTGAAAAGGGCGTCGATTTCCCGCACCCGGAAAAGGACATCCGCCGCCTTGGGGATCAGCACCCGCCCTTGGTCGTTCATCACCAGCCGCTTGCCGCGACGGTCAAACAACCTCTCTCCCAGCTGCCTCTCCAGTTCGGCCAGTGACATGCTGACCGCCGACTGCGAAAGCCGCAGGGTGTCGGCGGCCCGGGTGACGTTTCCTTCCCGGGCGACCGCGACAAATGCTTCCAGCTGCCTGAGTGTGATGCCCATTTGTGTCCCCCCCCCTTTATCATTTTTACTGATATCAATAACGAAAACTATATATTGGACTTGAGATAAAAGGAAGCATATTTTGTCGGACAGCATTTAGCTGCAAGCAAAGAGAAGCTTATGCGGAAAGAGGTTGAGAGCGACCTGGGTCGAGCAACTCGAAGGGAGTGATTGCAGATGGTAGGTATAAATTTAAAAAAAATCTTGTTCCTGGTACTGCTGGCGGCGTGTGCTTTCCCAATGGTCAGTACGGCTCATGCTTTGATCGCCGGGATAATGTTCAGTCTGCTCCTCGGCAATCCCTGGCCCCAGAGATCTTCGAACTGGAGCAGGAAACTGCTGCAATTATCGGTGGTGGGGCTCGGTTTCGGACAGAGTCTCGGACAGGTCTGGCAGGTGGGCAAGAGTTCGATTTTCTATACGGTTATCGGCATCTCTTTAACGCTACTGGTCGGTACGATACTGGGCCGTTTCTTCAGAACGGAAAAAAATACCTCCACCCTTATCTCTTTTGGGACCGCCATCTGCGGCGGGAGCGCCATCGCTGCCATGGCTCCGGTCATCAAGGCGAAGGATGATGAAGCGGCTCTGGCTTTGGCTACAGTTTTCACGCTGAACTCTGTGGCCCTTCTGGTGTTTCCTTTCTTCGGCCACCTCTTGCACCTCAGCCAGCAGCAATTCGGGGTATGGGCGGGACTGGCCATTCACGATACCAGCAGTGTTGTTGGGGCGGCAGCTGCCTACGGTTCTGAAGCTCTTGCCATTGGCACTACGGTCAAACTTGCCAGGGCCATCTGGATCATTCCTTTTGTACTTGGCGCGGCCTGGCTGACCAAGTCCGAGAAAAAGGCCAGGGTTCCCTTGTTCATTATTGGCTTCGTTGTTGCCGCAGCGATCCGTACCCTGTTGCCGCAGTTCGGGCAAGTCTGGACCGGACTGGCCGGATTTTCCAAACAGGCCCTGGTGATTACCCTGTTTCTGATTGGTGCCGGGCTGACAAAGGAGATACTGAAAAATGTCGGGATACGTCCTTTGGCTCAAGGCGTTGGCCTTTGGTTGCTGGCAAGCGGCATAACTCTGGTGGCGATTCTTAACGGCATGATCAGTTGAGAACCATTAAATACTAACCACAAAATACATCAGACATTACAAGAACATTACAAGAGGATAACCGATGAAAAGGTTTGAAAAAATTCTTTTTGCTACTGATTTTTCCACGAATGCGGAATACGCTTTTGATGTTGCGGTTACTTTGGCAGCAAAGTTGAATGCGAAAATAATTATGGTTCACGTGGTGTCAAAGCCTGTTGATCTGAGAAGTTTTTATGTGCCCCATGTATCTTTTGATCATCTGGAGCAGCAGGTTGAGAGAGATGCGACAGCGGCAATGAATAAGTTCATTGATGATAATGCAGAAAATTTTGACAATTTTGAAATTGCAATTCTTTTTGGAACTCCCTATGAGGAAATTGTGAAAAAAGCCGAAGAGGAAAAAGTCTCTCTCATCGTGCTGGGCAAACATGGTCACCGAGAAGTTGAACATTTTTTCTTTGGGACCACGGCAGATCGGGTCGTGAAAATGGCGACCCAGCCGGTTATGGTCGTTCGCCATCCAGAAATAAAGAGAGATAAAGACATAGTCGTAACCAGGAGCGAAGAGTGAAGTCTTCGGCCGGGCTGGGGAATCGGCGGCGCATCAAGTGTCACAAAGGTCGTGGCCGGCAAAACTTTGAGGTGCGTGATAACTTGTGGAAGATATCCCAGAATAAATGCTGCAAATGATGGGGAAGAAAATGAAAAGGTCGGTTTGGTGTGTCGGATTGCTGGGTGTGCTGCTTCTGCCGTTGACCAGCTGGGCTTATGATGCAGAATCATCCTGTGTACAATGCCACGGTGACCGGGCCAAAATGGACGAGTTGGGAGCCGGTTCCCTTTATCTTGATCCGGCTGCGGTGGACCGGGAAGTCAACATGGGTGGTGAACCTACTTGCGTCGATTGCCACCAGGGAAATGCCCAGACCGGGGACAAGGATCTTGCCCACCAGGGTCTGTTGAAACCGTTCCTGATGGCTGTGGGGAAAACCGTTAAGGGAGAGGCGTTGGACCGCAGTGTGGTTGGCCTTGTCCCCCTTGAACCGAGCGGCCCCAGCCAGCTTTCCGCCATGCTGCCCAAGCCCGCCAAGGAGACCCTGAAGAAGGCGGGCGTTAAAAAGGTGCTGGGTCTCTATTACCATGACCGCGACCCGAAGACCTTCGCCTATTCACCCAAGATAGCCGAGAGTACCTGCGGCAAGTGTCACGCCCAGGAGGTAAATGATTACAACAGCTCCGCCAAGGGGCTGCTGAAGCACCAGCGGGCCTTCCAGAGCTTTACCGAAGGGCTGCCCGGGCCACAGAACTGCGGCGCCTGGTTCGGCGATAACTTTGAGCGTCTCGCGGAGCAGACGGCGGTCCCTTACAGTGCCCGGCAGAATGCCGCCATCGATCGCCAGTGCAACAAGTGCCATGCGGGCTGCAATGACTGTCATTTCAAACCCTACAAAGGAGAAGGCCGTCACCTGTTCGGACGGCCGGAAACCCCGTCCTGTTACGGAGGCGGCCGGGCCACAATCTGCCATGCCGGGCCCATGGATCGACGCCGGGGGGCGGGATACATGCGTGGTGAATACGCGTTTCCCAAGGATTTGCCGCCGGGGGTTCATGTCCAAAACGGGGTTGGTTGCCTCGACTGTCACAATGTGACCAATCACCGGTTCGGACATCTGGCCAGTGACGAGGCACGTAACTCCTGCAATGAATGTCACCAGGAAATCGTCGAGGCGGTCCAAAGCTCGGAACATTCAAATGTCGATTGCGCTTCCTGTCACATCCAGGCCGTTGGCGGCTATCAGTTCACTTTCTGGGGGCCGGGCAATGTCGCCGGAGTGGAGACGCCCTACGCCAAGCACAAGGAGTATTACGGCAGTCGCGATCTGCCGACCCTGATCAAGAATCCGGCCGGCCGGTGGATTCCGGTCAAACCCTTTCCCATGGCGGTCTTGAACCAGAAAGATGACGTCGAGCCGTCGGGTCTGCGTTTCCGGGCCATCCCCAGGCGGACCATTCAGGGCAAGACCCAGCTGGGTGAACCGGAGGCCTTTGAAGTGGCACGCGAGTTGACCGATGTCAACGACGCCTTCATCATCAACGGCACCCGCAGCGACCTGCCCGGCAACAACAAGGCTCTGCTCTGGATCCAGATGGACAAGATGAGCCACGCCCTGGGTGCGGCCCGCAGCTGTGAAAGCTGTCATGCTTCAAAGAGCCAGGTTTCCCATTCCGAGTTCGTTTACGCCAGCAAGAAGGATGTAGCGGAACCCTTCCGCGGCAGCTACACGCTGGTTGCCGATGCCGAAGGGATGCGTTTCCTGGATATCAAGACCACCGAAATCAAGCCGAAGAACAAACGCCGGGTGGAGGATTTTGCCCCCTTCAAGTTTTTCCCCGAGGCCTGGAACGTGAAGGGGATCGACTTCTCCATTCCCTTTGATGAAGCCAAGTACAAGGGAAACCACGAGGAGCTTCAGGCTTTTCTCCGCAAGCTTGAACAGATGCCAGAAGGCAAGGATATTGTTCGCATCCGTGCGATTGCTGTTCATAACCTGGCCAAAGCCAAAGAGATGCTGGCAACATTGGACTAAACCACCATGTACTGATGGTTTAATCCAACTTCGGAGGTTTTGACCTCTATCTCGATGAGTGATGTCCGGTAGAGATTCCTCCTTTTGATGGCAGGCCGCGTCCTTTTTGGCGGCCGGCGAGGAAGGGCGCTATCTGAGGCACCGGAACAGGCCCATGCACCACAGGCAGCTGCCGCAGGGCTCGGTCCGCAGGTGGCAGTCGTGCTCGAAATTGTCGGTCTGGATATAGTCGCAGGGGGCCAGGGTGCAGGCGTAGCAGAAGGGATGGTCGTAATCGAGCACACTGTGGCGGAAGGCGCGGAATTCGGCGCTGTTCCAGATCTGCAGCAGGTTCTGTTCGCCGACCCGGCCGAAGCTGCGCGCCTGGACCTGCTGCTCCCAGCCGCTGGCGTGGCAGCGGTAGCTGTGCCAGAGAAAATAGCAGGGATGCACCTTGCCGTCCCAGCTGATGAAGGCGCTGCCGTCTTCGATAAAATCACAGCGGCGCAGGGCTCTGGGGATGATCTCCGGCAGCTCGAGGTCGAGGCCGAGTTCGGCGGCGAGCCGTTCGGCTTTTCGGAAGATGGCGGCCACCCGGTCGAGCAGGGCCCGGTCGATTTGCAGCAGCTTTTTCAGATCGAAAAAGACCCCCTTCTCTTCCGCCTCGGCCTTCATCCCCTCGACCAGATCGACGACCCGCTGCTCATCCACGCTGCGGGAGAATTTGAAGGCGACCCGGTGGTAGCGCTCGATGTCGATTCCCTGGGCCTTTCCCCGTTGCCGCCAGCGGTCGAACAGCTCCAGGGCCGCTTCGGTGCAGTCGGGATAGAGGCTCTCGCCGCGGCTGCTTTCGTCATAGGGAAGCAGATGGCTGACCAGAGCGAAGCTCGCCCCCCGGGCGGCGGCCCAGCGCAGGGTGTCGCAGAGCAGGTGGAGATTCTGCCGCATCAGCACGAACTCGATGCCGATCGCAAGGCCGGGGCGTTCGGTCCGCGCGGCCCGCAGGGCGGCGAAGGCCCGTTCGACCGCCTGCAGCTCGCCCCCCTGGCGCAGGGTGCGAAAAGCCTCGGGCGAGCTGGCGTCGACCGACAGGCAGATTCGATCGATGCCGGCCGCCGCCAGGGATCGGGCGCGCGCTTCGTCGAGCAGCAGCCCGTTGCTCTGAAAGCCGATCCAGCCGTGTTCGGGCATCTGCCGGCGGGCCAGGCGGATGAACTCGTCGATCCGGGGATGCAGCAGCGATTCGCCGATGCCGTTCAGGACCAGCGCCTCCAGCTGCTTCATGGCCGGCAGCAGTGCGCTGAAGGTCTCGGCGCTCATCTCCCCCTCCTGGATCCGGCCACCCGGGGCCTGCTTGACGCACATGGCGCAGCCGAGGTTGCAGTGCGAGGTGAGCTCGACGAACAGCTTGCCGGGATGGTCGCGAAAAGCGGGGGGCGGCTGTGTCTGGCGGGGATTCGAAAACGACATCGGTGCTCCTTGCTGCGGGAGAGATCTCAGTATGCCGGAGGTAGGTCCGCTGAGTAAAGAGCGGGAATTTTAATCGACGAAGGTGCCAAATCTCATTTTCAAGGTATGCTTGTGTTTTGTTCATGCTTTAATAGGTTGTTGAAAACTGTTGCGGTTGGCGATACGGTGTTGAAAACGGCCTCAAAATGCTCATTTACTGGTATGTAAACTGCGCTTTGTCAGCCGTTTTCGCCTTGTCTTGCCCGCCCTCATTACGTTTTTCAACACCCATGTAAAGAGAGTTTGACTCCGAGCCCGGCTGCCTAAGGGGATTGCCTATGGCGAAGGGCCGATGGGTTGGGCCGGAAACGGCTCCGCCTCCCTGGTGGAAAGGAGAGGGACTGGTCTTTTTAGCGTCAAAGGAGAGTTGTAAATGGACAAGATCGTCAGAATCGACATGGGGGCGGAAGGTGGTCCGAAAGTCACGACCGAGCCGGTCGGAGAATATGCCGGTCTCGGCGGACGGGCGATTACCTCACTGATCGTCAGCAGGGAGGTCGATCCTCTCTGCCATCCCCTAGGGGCCGAGAACAAGCTGGTGATTGCGCCCGGCATGTTGAGCGGTTCGACCGGGGCCATGACCGGGCGGCTTTCGGTCGGCTGCAAGAGTCCGCTGACCGGCACCATCAAGGAGTCGAATGCCGGCGGCCAGGCCGCCCAGGTGCTGGCGCGGATCGGTTACGCCGCCATCGTTATCGAGGGCAAGCCGGCCGGGGACGATCTCTACAAGATCATCGTCACCCCGGACGAGGTGCGGGTCGAGGTCGATAACAGCCTGAAACTGCTCGACAACTATCCTCTGATCGAAAAGCTGCGCGGCGAGTACGGCGACAAGGTGGCCTACATGTCGATCGGTTCGGCCGGCGAGCGGCTGATGCTCGCTGCCTCCATTGCCTGCACCGATCCGGAGCTGCGTCCCACCCGTCACTGCGGTCGCGGCGGCGTCGGTGCGGTCATGGGTTCGAAAAGGGTGAAGGCTATTGTCCTCGATGACGCCGGGCAGAAGCCCCGGGCGCCGAAAAATCCGGAGGCCTTCCGCGATGCCAACCGCAAGTTCGTCGAGGGGCTGCGCAAGCACCCGGTAACCGGCGAAGGCCTGCCGGCCTACGGAACCAACGTGCTGACCAACGTGCTCAACGAAGCCGGCGGCTATCCGACCCGCAACTTCTCTTCGGGCGTGTTCGAAGGCGGCGCCAGACTGAGCGGCGAGGCCCTGGCCGAGCTGGAGATCAAACGCGGCGGGGTCGCCACCCACGGCTGCCATCGCGGCTGCGTGATCCAGTGCTCCGGCATCTTCAACGACAAGGACGGCAACTACCTCACCAAGCAGCCCGAGTACGAGACCGTCTGGTCCCACGGCGGCCACTGCGGCATCGATGATCTCGATGTCGTGGCCAGGCTCGACTACATGGACGACAATTTCGGACTCGATACCATCGAAATGGGCGTGACCATAGGCATCGCCATGCAGGCCGGGCTGGCCGAGTTCGGTGACGGCGAGGCCGCCATCAGGCTGCTGGAAGAGGTCGGCAAGGGAACGCCCCTCGGCCGCATCCTCGGCAGCGGAGCGGCGGTTACCGGCAAGGTTTTCGGGGTCGAAAAGGTGCCGGTGGTCAAGAACCAGGCGATTCCGGCTTACGACCCGCGGCCGATCCAGGGGATCGGCGTCACTTACGCCACCACCACCATGGGGGCCGATCACACCGCCGGCTATGCGATCGCGACCAACATCCTGAAGGTCGGCGGGGATGTCGACCCGCTGGGCACCGAAGGCCAGGTCGAGCTTTCCCGCAACCTGCAGATCGCCACCGCGGCCATCGATTCGACCGGCATGTGTCTGTTCATCGCCTTCGCGATCCTCGATCAGGAAGAGACCTTCCAGGCGTTTCTCGACATGATCAATGCCTTCTACGGCACCGAGCTGACCGCCGACGGAGTGGCCGAACTGGGCAAGAAAATCCTTTCCGCGGAGCGCGAGTTCAACCGGCGGGCCGGATTCACCAACGCCGACGACCGCCTGCCGCGCTTCTTCTACACCGATCCGATCGCGCCGCACAACCAGACCTTTTCGGTGTCCGACAAGGAGCTGGACTCGGTTTTCAACTGGTAGGTCGATAAACGGGGGAGGTCGCTTGCGGCCTCCGCCCACGTCCGTGGTTTTTGCCGGAGGGTGCAGAGATGGAGAGAACGCAGAGGAAACAAAACTCGATTTTGGTTTTGAAACCAAACGAAGATTTGTTTTTTTCTCCGCCTCTGCGCCTCTCCATCTCAGCGTTAAATGGATTTTGACCTTTCTGGTGGCCGCCTGGATGTTCTGGCGGCAAACGATTTGGAATAAAGGAAGGGGAATGTCCGACAGACTCTCTCTCGAGCTGCAGCTGGCGCCGGGGCAGGAGACGATCTTCTTTCCGCTGCTGCAGGAGGGGGTCGAGCTGGAGCTGGAGGTCGGTTGCAGCGTTCGCGAGCTGCTGGCCAGGCAGTTCGGCATTCCCGGCGATTATCAGGCCAGCCGGATCAGCACCATCTTCCTGAATCACCAGGTGGTCGACGATGCGGCCGCTGCCCTGGTTGGTGATGGCGCCATTCTGGCCCTCTCCGGGGCGATGCCCGGTCTGGTCGGGGCAACCATGCGCCGGGGCGGGCGGCTGGCCGGATTGCGCGACGGCATCACCTACCGCAATCCGGAGCGGGTTCCCGAAGCCAGGCGGGGGCGAATCCACCTGAAGCTGTTCAACCTGCTGCTGCCGGAGCTGGCGCCGCGGATTCTGCGGCGGGGCATTCTGCTCGCGGCGGAGCGCTGCTGTGAGCTGCTGGCCGGGCAGGCGGAACCCTTTCCTGAGCCGGATTGTTGGCTGGAAGGCCGCCGGATGTCGGTCGGAAAGCTGAAAGACAAGCTGCAGGGACAGGCGAGCGGGTGTCTGCTGCAGCTCAGGGTTCATTTCGGAGACGAGAGACCATGAAGATTACCGTCAAGCTCTTTGCGACCTTCCGGCGCGGCCGGTTCGAGATCGAGACCCGGGAGTATCCGGAAGGGACAACCGTGAAGCAGGTGGTCGACGCGTTGGAGCTTCCCCGCGAGCAGCTCGGTATCCTGCTGGTCAACAGCCGGCATGTCGATCTCGACCGGGTGCTCGCCGATGGAGAGACGCTCGCCATCTTTCCCCTGGTCGGCGGAGGCTGAGATGGACAGTTTGCAGGACTATCTCCGTGAGCGGGCTGATGCCGGGCTGATCGCCTGGCGCTGTCAGCTCGAGGCGGCCGAGCGGTTCGGCCTGAGCATCGCCGAAGTCGAGGCCGTCATTCTTGACAACGGCCTGCTGCCGGCGCGCTACCAGCGAAACCGGCAGATGATTTCGGTCGAGCAGCAACGCCGGCTGTTTGCCAGCAAGGTGGCGGTGGTCGGCGCCGGTGGACTGGGCGGCTACATCCTCGAGCAGCTGGCCCGGCTCGGCGTCGGAACGCTTGTCGTCATCGACAACGATGTCTTCGAGGAGAACAATCTCAACCGACAGCTCCTTTCGGCGCCGCGCCATCTGGGGCGGGCCAAGGTCGAAATCGCCGCCGAGCGGATAGCCGAGATCAACCCGGCCGTCACCCTTGAGCCGCGACAGGTGTTGCTGGACGGCTCCAACGGCGCCAGGCTGCTGGCCGGAGTCTCATGCGTGGTCGATGCGGTCGACAACGTCAGCGCGCGCCTGGAGATCGAGGAAGTCTGCGAAAAGCTGCAGCTGCCGCTGGTGCACGGCGCCATCGCCGGCTGGTACGGCCATGTGACGACGGTGCTTCCCGGCGATCGGACGCTGAAGAAGATCTATCGCCACTGGCAGGGTGGCAAGGGGATCGAGGCGCAGCTCGGCAACCCCTCCTTCACCCCGGCCCTGGCCGCCAGCCTGCAGGTGAGCGAGGTCTGCAAGATTCTGCTGCGGCAGGGGCGGCTGCTGCGGCACCGGCAGCTGGTCTTCAACGTTTTCGACATGGAGATCGACGAAATCGAGTTCTGACCAGGAAGATGGCTTGCCGCGAAGCGGGGCGTGCTGTCGAAGGGTGACACGAGCGTGGATCGTGCCCTTGTCCGGGTCGTACGGCCAGGAGCAAGATCGCTACGATGCACTCTGACCGGGATCCGTTCCCTTTGGTTTGAGTTGCCGGGATTCACGAGAAAGCTTGCTTGCCAAACCGCCGCTTCGGGTTTAAGGTGCAGCGAAATCCGTCCGGAACTCGTTTGGGAACAGACAAAGGCTGTTGAAAAGATGGATCCCTACCTCTGGCAACTTCCCCTGCTGTTTGTCGTCGGCGTGATTGCCGGCATCCTCAACGTTCTGGCCGGCGGCGGTTCGCTCCTGACCCTGCCGCTGCTGATCTTCATGGGCCTGCCCGGAGCGATGGCCAACGGCACCAACCGCATTGCCATCTTCTGCCAGAACATCTTCGCCATCCGCGGCTTTCAGCAGAAGGGGATGCTGCCGCTACAGCTGGCCCTGCTCTGCACACCGCCGGCGCTGCTCGGCAGCTGGGTGGGGGCGAATCTGGCGATCAGCCTCGACGACCTGCTGTTCAAGCGCATCCTGGCGCTGATCATGATCGGGGTGATGGTTTTCACCGCCCTCGACCCGATGAAGCGGATCCGGCGGCAACAGGTCGCCTTCGGCTTCTGGCGCAAGCTGGTGCTGGTGATCAGCTTTTTCGGCGTCGGCGTCTACGGCGGTTTCGTCCAGGCGGGGGTCGGGTTTCTGGTCATCACCGCCCTGCTGGTGCACGGGCTCGACCTGGTGCGCATCAACGCAGTGAAGGTGTTCGTCATCTTCTGCTACACCTTCATCGCCCTCGGGGTCTTTCTCTGGCACGGGCAGGTCAACTGGCCCCTCGGCCTGGCGCTGGCCGTCGGCAATTCCCTCGGCGGCACCATCGGGCCGAAACTGGCGGTGGCCAAGGGGCACGACTGGATCAAGAAGGTGGTCACCGCCACGGTGCTGGCCTTTGCCCTGAAGCTGCTGCTCTTTCCCTGATATCCCTGATTTTATCTCATCGCCGGCGGCGTAGCAGGGAGAGCAGAAAGAGGCCTCCCGCCGTCAGGACGATTGACGGGCCGGCGGGCGTGTCCCAGTGCCAGGAGGCGGTCAGCCCGCCGGCCACCGCCAGCATGCCGATGACGGAGGCGGCCGCGCCCATGCTTTCGGGCGAGGCCGTCCACTGTCGGGCCGCGGCGGCGGGGATGATCAGCAGGGCGGTGACCAGGATCAGGCCGACGATCTTCATCAGGA containing:
- a CDS encoding aldehyde ferredoxin oxidoreductase family protein, which encodes MDKIVRIDMGAEGGPKVTTEPVGEYAGLGGRAITSLIVSREVDPLCHPLGAENKLVIAPGMLSGSTGAMTGRLSVGCKSPLTGTIKESNAGGQAAQVLARIGYAAIVIEGKPAGDDLYKIIVTPDEVRVEVDNSLKLLDNYPLIEKLRGEYGDKVAYMSIGSAGERLMLAASIACTDPELRPTRHCGRGGVGAVMGSKRVKAIVLDDAGQKPRAPKNPEAFRDANRKFVEGLRKHPVTGEGLPAYGTNVLTNVLNEAGGYPTRNFSSGVFEGGARLSGEALAELEIKRGGVATHGCHRGCVIQCSGIFNDKDGNYLTKQPEYETVWSHGGHCGIDDLDVVARLDYMDDNFGLDTIEMGVTIGIAMQAGLAEFGDGEAAIRLLEEVGKGTPLGRILGSGAAVTGKVFGVEKVPVVKNQAIPAYDPRPIQGIGVTYATTTMGADHTAGYAIATNILKVGGDVDPLGTEGQVELSRNLQIATAAIDSTGMCLFIAFAILDQEETFQAFLDMINAFYGTELTADGVAELGKKILSAEREFNRRAGFTNADDRLPRFFYTDPIAPHNQTFSVSDKELDSVFNW
- a CDS encoding MoaD/ThiS family protein, translated to MKITVKLFATFRRGRFEIETREYPEGTTVKQVVDALELPREQLGILLVNSRHVDLDRVLADGETLAIFPLVGGG
- a CDS encoding HesA/MoeB/ThiF family protein, with the translated sequence MDSLQDYLRERADAGLIAWRCQLEAAERFGLSIAEVEAVILDNGLLPARYQRNRQMISVEQQRRLFASKVAVVGAGGLGGYILEQLARLGVGTLVVIDNDVFEENNLNRQLLSAPRHLGRAKVEIAAERIAEINPAVTLEPRQVLLDGSNGARLLAGVSCVVDAVDNVSARLEIEEVCEKLQLPLVHGAIAGWYGHVTTVLPGDRTLKKIYRHWQGGKGIEAQLGNPSFTPALAASLQVSEVCKILLRQGRLLRHRQLVFNVFDMEIDEIEF
- a CDS encoding sulfite exporter TauE/SafE family protein, which codes for MDPYLWQLPLLFVVGVIAGILNVLAGGGSLLTLPLLIFMGLPGAMANGTNRIAIFCQNIFAIRGFQQKGMLPLQLALLCTPPALLGSWVGANLAISLDDLLFKRILALIMIGVMVFTALDPMKRIRRQQVAFGFWRKLVLVISFFGVGVYGGFVQAGVGFLVITALLVHGLDLVRINAVKVFVIFCYTFIALGVFLWHGQVNWPLGLALAVGNSLGGTIGPKLAVAKGHDWIKKVVTATVLAFALKLLLFP